The Danio rerio strain Tuebingen ecotype United States chromosome 10, GRCz12tu, whole genome shotgun sequence genome contains a region encoding:
- the LOC100535760 gene encoding uncharacterized protein, with the protein MDKNAEVLACGASIMKDVWEIRLREYRQKRQMEEERIRRSALERINQDWHARMTSKIKTLKRLERKAKLPEEPTLDAQKAKKTHLGRPQGFQSSRIQKQADTAKTTKASKLALLRHLNESCPGLMVWAKSWKFSQPLPKPEENPCVVNWGQSWKFLNLQPNTENKPWCDLGFDANNNISTNDVLLWEKLSKSLNSEWIQPDLVTAELEKSWKFTQKAREPNEGTSNCANKIQEKCYELWGESAPEWQESWKSTKHVKEAEIRMDIQPSANEEKQSECPWDNSWMYFKKQLHTSDNSAWKESWRVANTTSRPESKSVQFQAAVPEEMHHDIYNMIMNMSREMTHAILFGERDPQPSEWEKSWKTIKNQSEYKEEINKAEVEVKVETQKPDNSKQQAERVKFDILALPKIQKKQEMLHSPKEIDWNDSWKMLKRHCGEERGFRSPRGPLQQLPTQTLNEWTDSWRFTNLTLNQDAGLWEQGWSTNTQPRPIRRVQENEDFPHNGPAGVRVWSETWRSTRRQHLAERQGASASTQPICRHAYARSVADWDQSWKSSTHKHHDRPSMTDWADSWRFSNSEDLQPEYSWFEKSMEIKGRICRASNAFHRHMDSQDWNDSWRVKKTVDGLAHLMKNEVLDWDNSWMFSSTGFYQRQGEVYSNFQTDVRSNAMLKSVQMECSSDWVRSWKMSNPQPPKNITSWVDAKSFNAQNNALMLWSKHKHINYLPSALVNDLQLNIWSKSWRFVKMDVDSNLRGESVKTTKSPAVMCLNIDQQKPQEKRWSDACKIAKMQTKRSKSSHNEDKHEHEMFAEWTESWKFSNNLKSHDPAMVSVSLGNWRNSWKFLLESYAPVNGQ; encoded by the exons ATGGACAAGAACGCAGAGGTGTTAGCGTGTGGCGCTTCAATTATGAAGGATGTCTGGGAAATCCGACTGAGGGAGTATCGACAGAAGCGGCAGATGGAAGAGGAGAGGATACGGAGGAGTGCTTTGGAAAG AATCAATCAAGATTGGCATGCGCGCATGACCTCCAAGATAAAAACCCTGAAGAGACTGGAGAGGAAAGCAAAGCTTCCTGAAGAACCAACCCTTGATGCACAGAAGGCCAAAAAGACACATTTGGGAAGACCTCAAGGTTTCCAGAGCAGTCGGATTCAGAAGCAGGCGGACACGGCAAAGACCACAAAAGCCAGTAAACTGGCCCTGTTACGCCACCTCAACGAAAGCTGCCCGGGGTTGATGGTTTGGGCAAAGTCCTGGAAGTTCTCTCAACCATTGCCGAAACCTGAAGAAAATCCTTGTGTGGTCAACTGGGGACAGTCATGGAAGTTTCTCAATCTTCAACCAAACACGGAGAACAAACCCTGGTGTGATCTTGGTTTTGATGCCAACAATAATATAAGCACCAATGATGTGCTTCTATGGGAGAAGCTCAGCAAATCCTTAAACTCTGAGTGGATTCAGCCAGATCTGGTCACTGCAGAATTGGAAAAGTCGTGGAAATTCACTCAGAAAGCAAGAGAGCCTAATGAAGGCACAAGTAATTGTGCAAATAAAATCCAAGAGAAATGTTATGAGCTGTGGGGGGAAAGTGCACCAGAATGGCAGGAGTCATGGAAGTCAACGAAGCATGTTAAAGAAGCAGAAATCAGGATGGACATTCAGCCATCAGCTAATGAGGAAAAGCAATCTGAATGTCCCTGGGATaactcctggatgtactttaagAAGCAGCTCCATACAAGTGATAATTCAGCTTGGAAAGAATCTTGGAGGGTTGCAAATACCACATCAAGACCAGAGTCGAAATCAGTGCAGTTTCAAGCAGCGGTGCCTGAGGAGATGCATCACGACATCTACAACATGATAATGAACATGTCTAGAGAGATGACGCACGCAATTCTGTTCGGTGAGAGGGATCCGCAGCCATCTGAGTGGGAAAAATCTTGGAAGACCATTAAAAATCAGTCAGAGTATAAAGAAGAGATAAATAAAGCTGAGGTGGAAGTGAAGGTTGAGACACAGAAACCAGACAATTCCAAACAACAAGCTGAGCGTGTGAAATTCGACATACTTGCTTTGCCAAAAATCCAGAAGAAGCAAGAGATGCTTCATTCCCCAAAGGAAATAGATTGGAATGATTCCTGGAAAATGTTAAAACGCCACTGTGGAGAGGAACGAGGATTTAGGAGCCCAAGAGGTCCACTTCAACAATTACCAACACAAACTCTCAACGAATGGACTGATTCTTGGAGATTCACAAACTTAACTCTCAACCAAGATGCTGGTTTATGGGAGCAGGGATGGTCCACCAATACTCAGCCTCGGCCTATTAGAAGAGTGCAAGAAAATGAGGATTTCCCACATAATGGACCGGCAGGGGTTCGCGTCTGGTCTGAAACCTGGAGGTCCACGAGACGTCAGCATCTTGCGGAAAGACAAGGAGCAAGCGCATCAACTCAACCAATATGTCGACATGCATACGCAAGATCTGTCGCCGACTGGGATCAATCATGGAAATCATCAACTCATAAGCATCATGATAGACCCTCCATGACAGATTGGGCAGATTCTTGGAGGTTCTCCAACTCTGAAGATCTCCAACCAGAGTATTCGTGGTTTGAGAAGTCAATGGAAATTAAAGGGAGAATCTGCAGAGCATCTAATGCATTTCACAGACATATGGATTCCCAAGACTGGAATGACTCTTGGAGGGTGAAGAAGACGGTTGATGGACTTGCGCATCTTATGAAGAATGAAGTGCTGGATTGGGATAATTCTTGGATGTTTTCCAGCACAGGGTTTTATCAAAGACAAGGTGAAGTTTACTCGAATTTCCAGACTGATGTCAGAAGCAATGCAATGTTAAAATCAGTCCAGATGGAGTGCAGTTCAGATTGGGTTCGGTCATGGAAGATGTCGAACCCACAACCCCCAAAGAACATCACCTCATGGGTTGATGCAAAGTCATTCAATGCACAGAACAATGCATTGATGCTATGGTCGAAACACAAACACATCAATTATTTACCTTCTGCTTTGGTCAATGACCTGCAGCTGAATATCTGGAGCAAGTCTTGGAGGTTCGTGAAGATGGATGTTGACTCAAACCTGCGAGGTGAATCTGTCAAAACGACAAAGAGTCCAGCGGTCATGTGTTTGAACATAGATCAGCAGAAACCGCAGGAGAAGAGATGGAGCGATGCATGTAAAATAGCCAAGATGCAAACGAAGCGATCTAAATCAAGCCACAATGAAGACAAACATGAACATGAGATGTTCGCAGAATGGACTGAATCTTGGAAATTCTCAAATAATCTAAAAAGCCATGACCCTGCAATGGTTTCTGTTTCACTGGGAAATTGGAGAAACTCCTGGAAGTTTCTCCTTGAGTCGTATGCGCCAGTGAACGGCCAGTGA